The region aatgtcccttctgccacaaataacatggcaaagtaatgccacgtgcacgcatacattgacattagccaatgcctatggggttttcatatattgtgttgtcaaaggtcagtaaggggtcacaacacggctgtgttcgtggtcttagaccacagctaagtctagttctttctttctttacacagccgtgacgttagtcacggctgtgtcttttttcttacaggtgctttctttacacagccgtgacgttagtcacggctgtgtcttttttcttacaggttctttcttctttctttctttcttatgtcaaccattacatttgctctagcactcacatgcttacatcgattttaacctaacttggtcacaataatcattgaccatgcccctacatgtcacatgaaactcgcggggtcaaaggtcacgcaggggtcacaggggtcaaaaacgtgatttcaactaaaaatgcatcttctcccacaacgtACGTAGGACAGCAACCCACTTGAACACttgtattgctattacccagtgtctatgtggtgtacacagatttggggtcaaaggtcattaaggggtcacttccggtataaaacgaaaaaccttcaaaattttttattagctaaataaaacatagcacagtaacggtatgttcacatatgatctgcagtcacccaatgtatatgtggtattttttatttggggtcaaagctcattaaggggtcacttccggtataaaaagaaatacctttaaaatgcatcttcttccacaaattatgtgggacagagacgccacttgcacacatgcattgttattacccagtgtatatggggtgtacacagatttggggtcaaaggtcattaaggggtcacttccggtataaaacgaaataccttcaaaaaattttattagctaaataaaacaaagcacagtaacggtatgttcacatatgatctgcagtcacccaatgtatatgtggtattttttttatttggggtcaaagctcattaaggggtcacttccggtataaaaagaaatacctttaaaatgcatcttcttccacaaattatgtgggacagagacgccacttgcacacatgcattgttattacccagtgtatatatggtgtacacagatttggggtcaaaggtcattaaggggtcacttccggtataaaacgaaataccttcaacaatttttattagctaagtaaaacatgggacagtaacggtatgttcacacgtgatctgcagtcacccaatgtatatgtggtatttttttatttggggtcaaatctcattaaggggtcacttccggtataaaacgaaatacctttaaaatgcatcttcttccacagattctgtaggacagagacgccacttgcacacatgcattgttattacccagtgtctatggggtgtacacagatttggagtcaaaggtcattaaggggtcacttccggtataaaacgaaaaaccttcaattttttttatttgctaagaaaaacataggacagttacggtatgttcacacatgaattgtggatacccagtttatatgtggtattattttatttggggtcaaaggtcattaaggggtcacttccggtataaaacgaaatacctttaaaatgcttcttcttccacaaattacgtaggacattgacgccacttgcacacatgcattgttattacccagtgccaatgtggtgtacacatatttggggtcaaatgtcattaaggggtcacttccggtataaaacgaaatacctttaaaatgcatcttctcccacaaattacgtaggacattgacgccacttgcacacatgcattgttattacccagtgccaatgtggtgtacacagatttggggtcaaaggtcattaaggggtcacttccggtataaaacgaaatacctttaaaatgcatcttctcccacaaattacgtaggacattgacgccacttgcacacatgcattgttattacccagtgccaatgtggtgtacacagatttggggtcaaaggtcattaaggggtcactttcggtataaattgaaatatcttcaaaaaaatttatcagccaagaaaaacataggagagtgatggtatgttcacacatgaattatgtttttccaatgtatatgtggtatttttttatttctggtcaaaggtcattaaggggtcatttccggtctgagacgaaaaaccttcaaaatgcctcttctgcacaaataacatagcaaagtgatgccacatgcacccatgcattgacattagccaatgtctatggggctttcatatattttgaggtcaaaggtcattaaggggtcataacaaggctgtgttcgtggtcttagaccacagctaagtctattattattattgttattgttattatcattattattattattattgttattgttattgttattattattattattattattattattattattattattattattattattcctatTATACAGGGTGTTAACTCTTTCAGTGATATCGTAGTGAGTTGTACAGGCGCAGGGACAACGTTTGGACTGGGAGTTGGTAATTACCTCAATGAATGTAACATCAAGTACGTTTATATATTTCCGGTTCCAATATTAGACATGTAAATTagatatataatccccatattaTTGTGCAGGGTGAGTCAAATGATCTACATGCAACTTTACTCATTTTGTTCCGAGATCTTGGACACCGTGATTTTTGTAATTGTCGTGTAGTGTGTTGTTTTGACATCCCTGTTATCGATTAAGGGgcatatcattttcttcggatggggggggtcaaaagtttttggaaagaaaaatacgggggtcatacaatttttgataaccaaaatgtagggagtcacctACAAGATGACAATAGataatatgtttattttattaaaaaaacactttaaaattttagcctgtttatatagggggtgtcataaacttttgttgccgaaataaggggcagtcgcaattttattgacgccgacttttggaatatttgggaccccctttcgaagaaaatgatagcccactAATGTCATGTTGGTTTTGCCACCATTAATGTTTAGCCACTGCTGATAGAATACCGGTAGTTGGTTATTCACACCATTaaacctagaactacgaagggcaGCCCCGCCCAAGATGTTTTATCCGTCACAAAAAACGcacgtgtttacgcccaaacgacctaagctaatcgtagatccatcctttgcgctaatTTTAGtaataaaagtcataaaaaatGACCatagattgggggggggggtgaggccaACCATTTTTTCATTTCCCTATAAACCATTCGCTCCATGTGAAaaagtttgactacaaaaacgattctcttattaatgcatctacgcacagtttccgcctcgatacacccgagcacacaaaaaaattccaagcacagcgagtctagtatctacgcagtctgtgttatactacacggttgggTGCacagcatcataagagctgtgagagatctagtggaaaataggtttctgtgattggtttttgtcaaaacctcaagtgctcctttcatccaatcagatttttttacatcaaacgaaagctaacacttcaccctaaaacacttttttcattaggtcaacagataatgcaattcaatatttacagcaaggcgaatgtggtaaatctgttgaaaacgacctatcccagcacaatttttgaccaaaatataggttttaaaagtcaaaacctcaagtgttccttacaatatttttcatattttatgtcattaaatgaaagagcacacttatattgtccatatactagctccATTTTAATGagtaatggccaattctctttaaattgcacatCTTGTGCAAAAAGCGTAGACtcttttcgcctgttttgtcacacggttgtaaattcaatgaactatgactttgctaaagagcgcttacaaaacgATATGTAATGTTGTCACTTTAAGGATCCATTCGCTGGTAACAGGAGAATCGAAAGCATATGCTGAAAAGGAAATGAACACTATGTTCAGATACGTGGGTCTCCATGAAGCTGATGGCAGCGGACCCTCGATTGAAGATATTTGTCACATGACAGAACATCTAGGTGCTGGATATGGTAAAACAACCCAGGAAGAAATAGGTGATTAGAAtaaaaacatctcaaaaaaagtaattaaccccCCCCCTTAAGTAATGctcattattcaaaaacattggaagcagaatttatttctgcgcattttgacaccggTCGATTTAATGttgtgaggtccagatttgaaagttgcacttacaacaatacaaaaacactcagacaTCCTTAAAGTAACCGGTGGGtgcttgcttttttttttggctttggtCGCAGACCATGAACAAAGCCGTGCCGTTTTTGTCACCTTTGGCTCAAAACATCAGACACTGACTATTAATATCAAGGCAGATGTAGAAGTTTATGATGTTTGACACCGAATCTGTGAATGCTCCATAGAGAGTGGCCATTGCCAGTACATGTGTGCAGCTAGGTGCTGGCATCACTCTGTTATGTTTTAGCTGAATAGGCATTTTGAAAGGGTTTCGTCTTGgagcggaagtgaccccttaatgatcatTAACCCCAAATGTGtaaacaccctatagacactggataatatcAATAAATGTAAGCTAATGTATACAAGTGGCGTCATTCTTCAAAGACTAACAGTTTTAAATACATAGCCATGTATAGATGTCAGTGATGGCACCAGACAATTGTGTTGCGGACATATTATATAGGTCAAAGGTCGATACTGGGCTTGTAGTTCACGTGAGTTGTTATTTCTGGCTATATTGCAAGTGGTGCGGCAGAAACCGGCTGCTAAGGACACTGCCTTGCACTTACATGTAGGAGCGATTTTTTCAGCGTAGACGGCCAATTTTttgtcataattataattatgctaTCTCAATATTTTGTATAGAATTTCTGAAGAATGTGGCAGCACAAACTGGTATCGTTTTAGGATCAACCTACTCAGGAAAGGCAGCCTTCCATCTCGTGAAACAACTAAATGAACAACCAGAAAAATTTAAGGGGAAGAAGATATTGTTTATTCATACTGGTGGGTAACCAtagtttatttgaaataaataaataaataaataaataaataaataaataaataaataaataaataaataaataaataaataaataaataaataaataaataaataaataaataaaaataaattaattaattaattaattaattaattaattaattaattaattaattttaattaattaattaataaaataaataataaaataaataaaataaaataaaataaaatataataaaataaataaataaataaaacatatccGCACTGCCAgattgtaacattcaccaattaTATGTGCAGCTCCACAGAATCCAtttggtgaaggaagtttttgataaccaattgaaataactaatcaccgatttcTGAAAGCAAGAGAAACCGGATatcccgaagaaaacctgcgagagcgagcatagaTCGTAATA is a window of Amphiura filiformis chromosome 2, Afil_fr2py, whole genome shotgun sequence DNA encoding:
- the LOC140136299 gene encoding uncharacterized protein, with product MGKNLSKYKLSEAQNRVLARGLGYVGVNSFSDIVVSCTGAGTTFGLGVGNYLNECNIKIHSLVTGESKAYAEKEMNTMFRYVGLHEADGSGPSIEDICHMTEHLGAGYGKTTQEEIEFLKNVAAQTGIVLGSTYSGKAAFHLVKQLNEQPEKFKGKKILFIHTGGVFELFDGRMQNAFDNDDNVKQWKDVMDS